The genomic region TCTCTTTTTTATTTCTCTAAGCCTTTCCCAAGGATCTTCTTTTAGAAATCTTATTGCGGCATCAAATGTTGCACCTCCCCACATTTCCATTGAATGATACCCAACCTGATCCATTTTTTCAATTATAGGTAACATTTCCGCTGTTGTCATACGAGTTGCCATAAGTGATTGATGACCATCTCTTAAAACTGTTTCCATTAATTTAATTTTGTTCATTACAAACTTCCTTTCTTATTAATAAGAAAAGGTCACTGAAATTTTGATTTCTAACCTTTGCATTTTTAATATAAATAAACTGAAATCTATTTATATCAGACTACAAAAATTATTTTTATCCATTAATTTCAGTAACCTCCCTTTTATAAAATATATAGGTTTTACTAAGCAAATATTCCAAACAATATAGAACCTAAGATTAACATCATAGCTCCACCAATACGAGAAGAGATTTGTGCAAATGACATAAGTTCCATTCTATCTGCTGCACCTAGAACTGCAACATCTCCTGCTCCTCCTCTATTTGCCATACAAAGTCCTGCAGTAATTGCTGCTTCCACAGGGTAAAACTTCATCTTTCTAGCCACTAGCATAATGAATACAACTGCTCCAATTACAATTGCAAGAGCAATTAATAAGTTTGCAGGACTTAAAGCTGCTACTATTTCTTTTACATCTGTTGTGAATCCAACAGCAGTCATTAGTATCCAAATTGTATGCTTAGAAAATAAATTTTGCATTCTCTTTGCACCCGCTTTTACTCTATCAGGTATAAGATTAGCTATATTTAAGAACATAACTAAAAGTATTAAGAATGCTAAACGATGGATTTCAAATGATAAGCCTAGTTTTTCCCATAATTCACCTAAAATATGAGCCACCCCGAATAACATCCCAGTAAGTACAAAAGCTGCTACTGTATCTCCCATTTCAGCTTTCATTTCTACTTCTTTATCTTTTATTGCTTCTTTAGAATCATCCACAATAAGATTTCCATTTCCTGTTAAACTAGGTTTCGTTTCTCCTAATTTTTTTAAGAATGCACCTGTTAAAATAGCTATAACATTAGCTATAGTTAGAATCGATATAGCAAATGCAAACCATTCACTAGCTGGTCTACCTGTTTTAGCTGACCACATTTCTGACATTGGAATTGCTCCTGCTCCTGTTCCTCCGCCCATTATTGGCAGCACATAGTTCATCATTATGTCCACTGGACTTTTCCCAAAAACTAATCCTACTGCTATTCCACAAATACTTGCTCCAATAACTCCGATTACTATCAAAGGAATATACCCACTAATCGATTTTATTAAAGTTTTTCTGTCAACCGTTATAACTGCTCCAACAATAAGTGCCGGGATAAACATCTCTAAGAAATTAACTGGTTGCTTGTTATAAAAAACAGTAGTAGCTTTTAATAAAGTTTCTGGTATTAATCCATAAGTTCCAAAAGCTGCTGCTGCAAAGAAAACTAATACCGTTCCTCCACCTATATATTCATCCCAGAAAGGTATTCTATCTCCGATTTCTCCAAAAAATATTCCAAACACAGCTAAAACAGAAAATAACATCAAGAAGTTAGTTCTTAAAAGACCTCCTTGTTTCGGTACCATAGTTTCTACTCCATCAATTACTACTTTCATTTCACCGTATGGTACATAGACAATTATCAATGTTAGTATTAACATTGATAAAAATATTGGGAAATTTAGTCCTCCCCACTTAAATTCCTTTGGATCAAATAATTCTTTAAAATTTTTCTTTGCCATAATTCCTCCTTATTTTTTGTATACAGTATACTTTGTTTCATCATTCTAAATAGTATTATTCTTTTTGATTGTTGTCAACTTATATTTGTATTTTTTCAATTATTAAACACATAATTTTTTAAAACAAAGTCACGAGATTTTAATAAATGTTCTGTATTAATTTTAATTGCCTTTTCTCTATTTTTGTTTTTTATAGCATCAATGAGCTCTAAATGCTCCTCATAAGCTTCCTTTAATCTTACTTCATTAAATAGACATAATCTTCTAAATCTCTTTGTATATTGATTAATATTAGTTATTAATTTTGAAACATG from Fusobacterium russii ATCC 25533 harbors:
- a CDS encoding 2-hydroxycarboxylate transporter family protein produces the protein MAKKNFKELFDPKEFKWGGLNFPIFLSMLILTLIIVYVPYGEMKVVIDGVETMVPKQGGLLRTNFLMLFSVLAVFGIFFGEIGDRIPFWDEYIGGGTVLVFFAAAAFGTYGLIPETLLKATTVFYNKQPVNFLEMFIPALIVGAVITVDRKTLIKSISGYIPLIVIGVIGASICGIAVGLVFGKSPVDIMMNYVLPIMGGGTGAGAIPMSEMWSAKTGRPASEWFAFAISILTIANVIAILTGAFLKKLGETKPSLTGNGNLIVDDSKEAIKDKEVEMKAEMGDTVAAFVLTGMLFGVAHILGELWEKLGLSFEIHRLAFLILLVMFLNIANLIPDRVKAGAKRMQNLFSKHTIWILMTAVGFTTDVKEIVAALSPANLLIALAIVIGAVVFIMLVARKMKFYPVEAAITAGLCMANRGGAGDVAVLGAADRMELMSFAQISSRIGGAMMLILGSILFGIFA